The genome window TTTGTGCAGACAAAAGTCTCTTTACCACCTTCAAGGCGCTTTCTGGAGAAGAGAAGCTGTATATGGGAAATGCAGCCACCGCTGACATCATGGGTGAAGGAACGgtgatcttgaagtggacttcagggaaggagctcactctaagcaacgtgttgtatgtcccagacttgcgcaagaatctagtctcgggatggttgcttaacaagtttggatttcgtttagTTTTTGAGAGCGATCAATTTGTACTAACTAAACGAGGAACGTATGTAGGCAAGGGCTATGCCCAAAATGGAATGTTCAaattgttttaagggaagcgtgttgaacacgtgactCAGCCCCTCTGCTTCTACTCCATTTCTTGTATTttggtttatttcagttgtaattgtattgtattttttttttgctttcttcattttgtattgtaatcagtaatattaaaaatttgttttattttatccaattacgcgaacggttcctacacgATTCAAAtcaggtcaaataataatagttccaaataaaacaaagtatatatttaccaaattacccatcatttatatacaaagtttataaatatttagaatatacaatttaggaaaaataatctgGGGGGCGattctatataattttaaaattttcagaccAAAAATCGGAACTtgtacacttctaaccgaaatattggagtgggcgggtgcacccccgagcACCCACTATCCTCCGCCTCTGGTTTCCAGTTTAACCTGTTATGAGATACAATTTTCAGAACACTGCTCAAAACTAAAAAGTAATATACTAATATTCATACAGAATATGAGCATTCCGACACTGTCTTCATGATTGGTAGTTCAAAGAATAAATTGACTATTCTAAACCTTCATAAACAGTTTGAGAGATAATTAATGTTGTCAATAATTAATGCTTCAATCGTTGAATGGTTTTAAtgtttgattatatatatatttgaatttTAACAATTTTTAAGATTGACATGTAAAATAGATATACATAAGGATTTATTGGAGTTAAATAAGCATTTAAGCTTGGGTACGTAAGAGTGAAATTTCTTTAAGGATTACGGTTATTGCTTGCTGGTGGATATAGAAAACAAGAAATGAGAAGTATTTCTCTATCAAGGAAATAAAGCTTGAAGAAACTATAGTTGATATGTATAAGTCTCTCGGATGGTTATGATATACATAAGGAATCATAAATGATTAAATATTAAAGTGATGAGCTATTTCACCAAGCTGAAAAttgattattatttatatttgtatgtgttttggtcaaaaatctgataaggataatgtaaccaaatctgTAAAGTGAGGTAAAGTGCTTAGGTGATTAACGATGATGAGATGAAGGTAAAACAAATAAGATAATTGAACACacagatttatacgaggaaaagccCTTGATCACTAGTAGATCgtcggcacaaaacctcgggtagtgaaaactatcactacCAACTATATTGCACAATCAAAAGatattacaactttggatgttGATCAAGCGTATTACAACTGATTGCTAAGAGTGTTGGTGAGTTTTCTGGTTCGTATCGTGTGTATGCGAGAGTGTGAATTGTGTCTACTAACACTTGATCAACCCATTTTGAATAACACTAACAACTAAGTCCGAAAATCATGCAAGACCACGTTCACTCCCTTTGACCATTGTGGAAATAGCACGTGCAGCATCTATAAGGggagggggtggtcactagtgatagaattctatcactcacaagcaccaatcaagttccgccatgtcatcaaccatttttccatcactcacaaccttttttagtgggggtggtcatcactcaccaccacacccaacagtTCCCCCCCAACCAACAACTACCCTCACAAAATAAAACAATAACGGCGTGATAAAAATAACGAAAATTTGATTTCGTGATTGTATAACGCGTTATAGAAAATGGCGGGGTGGGATTTTGGAAAGTTCCACGCGTTATAAATTGTTTCACGCATTATGGTTAAGACCGCCCCGTGTGCTCTAACGAATTATCCCCGAGATTCCAGCTAAGACTCAGTCCACTTCGTTGATATCCTGCATATGAACATAAGAAAATATCGAGAACAATTGTTAGAAACCATAGATAATAATAAGGATCATTGATCCTCTGAGTTCTTGCACTACCCGCTAGGATAACTGAATCCAGGCAACACCTCAGAATATTAGATCCATAATTAAAAAAATCTATGCCCTAACAGTATGGATGGTAGAAATAATTGTATTCTAGGTGACCAAAGGGTAGAATCTGCCAATCACAATTTAACAAAATGCAAACACTACAAGAAAACGTGGAAATAATGGCGTCATTTGTCGCTGCTAAAGGGTCTGATCTGCTTCGCCAAAGTTTCTCGGATGATATATATAGATGATATATGTAAAACTTGAAGAAACTATAGATGATATGTATAAAGTCTCTCGGATGGTTGTGGTATAAAAATAGGTCTAAGGATAAGTTCATCAAACGTTCAGAATAGTATGGGTTTGATTTGATGTAAATAGCGGTCGAATTGTGTTTTTCGGTTTCCCTCATTTTTTTCGGGGTGGGTTGGCTTTCTGGTTGTTTTGAATGAAGTTTAGCTTAagaattttttttaattgttttatacTTTGGTAAATGTAGATGGGtgtaaacaacatgctttattttcaaataacgtttattttacattatcatttgcttgGTTATGATGAAATATCAGGAAAAAAAAGATAtggataaatataaatataaaatactatttaataatattattattatctattattgttattattgttaaaatgaTTTACTAAAATCCCTCACCgctttttgaaattttgaaaggGCTGGTTACAGTGTAAATTAAATTAAAGAAACATTAAATATGATAGTTGAAAAATTAAACTCCATTATTTCGATTTTATTTATGTTCTATCTCTCTCACACATGTTTACGTGATGCAAATATAAGACTGAAATTGAATAACATAGATTTATGACATTGACTCATTAAACCACTCATTTTCCTTCTTATATACTCTCCCACTCCACATACAAAACAAAAGCTAACGTCCATTCgatctttccaactttcttcatttGTTTTTCAGCGCCACCATCCCCTCTACCATAAACCACCACAACTTCCACCGCGGTGCGCCACCACAATCACTATATATCTTTCTTTAACTACTACTAGTTATAGTCTCACATCCTTGATGGAAAAATCATATGTACAACCTCATGATTTAATGAACATACAATTATCTTCTCAACTTCCACTCACCCCACCTAAAGAAAATTCCATTAGGCTCTTTGGAAAAGAATTTTGTGGTAATGATCCAACCATCATTATCACCAACGACTCAAGTTCACCCGCCACTGACAGTGTCACTGCTACTACTACTGCTGCTACTGTCACTGCTGCTACTGTCACTGCTACCACTACTACTGCTACTGCTGCTGCTATTACTGCCATTGCCAACGCCACCCTCATCCACCATGAAAACAAAGAAAGCCATCGAATTTTCGAGTGCAATTATTGCAGCCGAAACTTTTCAACATCCCAAGCCCTCGGCGGCCATCAAAATGCACACCGAAGGGAACGATTACACGCCAAACGTACTCACATCCAATCCTTCACGATGAACAACATCTCTTACCCAAACCACCACAACCGCCCCCTCACAACCACCACATCACCACCCTATCACCACCACTCATCTAATACTCGCAGCATCATTAACCACAACAACAGTAGTAAGTCGTTCTATGGAGAGAAAGCATCACACACCTCCCATCAAACACCTATCTACGGCAGGCCATCGGGTGCAACGACGTTTCCCACGAGTGTGCAAAATTTAACCGCATTTAACCGCGGGTTACTGAACTATGCCAACACTGGGTCTAGTTCTCGGAGTTTATATATGCATGAATCAAAGCCTGTAAGCTTTACAGATCAAGTCAGTTTAGATCTGCATCTGTAGTATTATTATTGTCGTAACTTTTTAAGATTCTGAAACCTTGCTAGATGGACAGTTAGTTattaatctattaattaataatgcatgcaatatatatatatatatatatttttttataatagtTTGTGACATACGTACCATATGGTTGTGGTGTTTTATTacataactaggttataacctcgCGTACTACATggattatatatatagggtaaggttcatgcgaaaaccacccttattgtgcgagaaccaatgtgaatacataataaaatctaaaaaaaaaacaaaagcactaaaaaaaaatttttttaatattttttttttaaaaaatcgctatatttagttagaaaaaaaaagttttttttttcgagtaatagttatccatgcacatgtgcatatgtatcattacttcaacaaattccgtaatacgttatcagtaatagacaattgcactttaatttacaataccatccgtaatacactactttttacattaccaatattcaaaatgcacatgtgcatcattaggtataaccatgatataacatgttttgttacaaaagtttgtgattttgaatggagaagtaggcccatatacatgttttttggttagttatatctagtggttgatggtttggttaaagttgtcaatttatgatgtaatatgttgattggatggtataaatggtgttgatatacatgtaataaagtgaaaatattggtaatgataTTGAATTGTGGATGGTAGGAGGTactggtattgtattatggatggtaaaGGGTTATGGTAGTGTATTAtagatggtatgatagatgaaaggaaaaatgtattcaaagtagtgtaccaaaacatcttatttcatgttgatacatatagatgcacatgtgcatttctaatattggtaatgtaaaaagtagtgtattacatatggtagtgtaaataaaagtgcaTTTGTCTAATATTTgcaatgaattacggaatttgtcaaagaaatgacaaaaatgcacgtgtgcatatttgtgtattatggatggaataatagatgaaagagaaagtagtgtacaaACATATCTTATTTCATGttaatacatatagatgcacatgtgcatttctaatattgttaacgtaaaaaataGTCCATTACACGttgtagtgtaaatgaaagtgcaattgtataatatttgtaatgaattacgaaatttgtcaaagatatgatacaaatgcacatgtgcatggataactgttactcgattttttttgataattttttattataaacgaaatatagcgatttttccaaaaaaatagtaaaaaaattttttttttgagtgttttttagatttttttaggtattactgtttgtgttcacactggttctcgcggttttcGCAATAAAggatggttcctaacggatccttctcctatatatatatatatatatatatatatatatcatcggATTGAAATTACATTTTTACATATCAATTAGATTTGTATTTTATCAAAAAGATTCAACTGAGtaacatgttttattttaaaaaaacaaaaaaatgaaaTGACCAAATGTGTCAAAAGTATTTGAATACTTAAAATATTCTTAAtcgttttattaaaaagaaatcTTATATCATACTTTTGATAATATGTTTTCGCTACTCATAAACAatacatcaaacattacaaaatgtgtatatataaaaaaaatagaatgCACAAAAGGTGTTGAAACGTTGTCCTAACATGACTTAAATCCTTTTGACCCGTAAAAAATCACTCATTTTGATATGAACCCGTTACAacctgaaaagaatgaaaaataaGATTCAAACACTTCCCAttaagaaaagaaacaaaaatccgtTTACAAATACGTGATTGATCTAAGTAGTTCATAATATTTACCTTAAGCATAAATTACAGTGAAATATAAGAATAAATCTGAAACCATAACTAATATGTGGAATATGAAAATTATAGATCATATGAAAAAGTTTAAGCACAATTATTCATTTTAAAAAGTATTAAAATCATAGGttttaaaattatagataattgcCGTTAAAAAAAGTTGAAGTgttcttttaataaaaactttaaataatttttttaatcatCAATCTTGAATTTCAATTAATATTAATATGAATAATagcataatattattaataatcatTAACTACAATTAGATatcaattaaataataatattattaatgatTTGAAAAGAGGTTTTCTAATGGCACACCCCCGTTGTCTATCCGCACACCTTTTcaattcaatacgcatcgtataggcctatacgatgcgtatttaaataaagtaaaagacaTGGCAGACTGACAGGTGCAGGTTATGTCTGGCGGCGGGGTTGATACGCATCGTacaggcctatacgatgcgtatcaagGCACTGAttttttgaagtttattttttgttgtgttgtgttgtgtcgaatgcgaacccgagaaacgaaagggatttcAAGCAGTTGGTTgatgacatgatagataaagatcttgacacgatcatatccattttcaagtatTAGACTAGATAGTCCAATatgaaatatattaaaaccattcaaacccaccagtctacaatgtgttatggtgagatttttcaagttttcacagTGGGAGAAAAGACTGCATCCCTGTCAATATTGTCATAATGCAATGAGACATAACTGAGATTTAAGCGGCGTGTTAAAACgaaacataatcccagattgtctaaaaaagcgcttttatcatgtgtcatgtgGTAAACAACTACCAAGGGTATATTCacatctctattcggtcatctttctgagcttttacacacgaatatgtggttccTAATTTgtggaacataatcccagattgtctaaagaaacgcttttatcatgtgtcatattagaTGCGTATCAAGGCACTGAttttttgaagtttattttttgttgtgttgtgTCGAATGCGAACCCGAGAAACGTATTCTTTGGATCACACGTGGGAGAAACTAGCTAGGACTAGACCCCTGAAGTTGTCATTCGATAATCACACGTGCCAATCACACGTGACAGTTCATTTGATAAAATACGTAgggagaaaagaccagcacccttgtcgttccgtattttctccttttctaattcTCGAAGAATCACGTAATGTATTCTCTGTTTCTCTAAATCGTCTGTAAAATTATGTTTCtctaatatgacacatgataaaagcgcttctctagacaatctAGGATTATGTTCTGTTTTATGACACATGACACATGATACGAcacgcttaccttaatcacatcttccatggagtcacagatccgacaatagggcccacggatcttatgcccaccccAGACCGACTTCTGGATCACACGTGGGAGAAAAGACCAACACCCTTGTCGTTCCGTATTTTCTCGTTTTCTAATTCTCGAAGAATCTTGTAACATATTCTCTGTTTCTCTAAATTGTCTGtaaaattataaaacaaaaacatgctTTCCATCCATATATTCCGTCCcacatatgacacatgataaaagctcttatctagacaatctgggattatgtttcGTTTTATTACAGTCGTGAGGTGGTCAaacctttctaaaagtagaaaaaaacaaaacattaacaagtaacaaagattgaagaacaaaaGAAGAAAGTGTTCCTCTTTGTTACCAAGCATGTCATCTGAAACAATTAATAGGACATTGTTAACAGGGGAATTCTATTGGAACACCTGATCGAGCGAAACTTCTTCGAGCTAACTGCCGATATCTCATCCTTCTTATCTTGCTATTAAACGAGGTATAATAGCTAATAAAATATGTTAAACTTTTGAAGTCTGTATATTCTCTAACTTTTGAAGGTTCTTTATATGCTTCTTTCCTGATGCATGTCTGTGTCGAATAGTTTCACCGTCGCTAATTTCTCCActcaccgtgaaatcgaacagtttcttaatagattccgtccggtttcaaagccggttgaggattacgagtgttctagacTCGTTCAAGGCATGCTTGTTTGTGCGATTTACAAAAATAAGGATGCATTCCACAGTAAACGATGCAACtgatgaaaccgaagctgttatttcggttgttcagtacttccgagacgattcaagtgagtcctatgaagcaaatGTCTGtgtattcaattgagaggaatcattatATGCTTCTTTCCTAATGCATGTTTGTGTCGAACAGTTTCTCCGTCACTAATTTCTCCActcaccgtgaaatcgaacaATTTTCTAATGATGGAACCCTTGATTTGAAACACATTTTTGAGAAATTTATAGTTTAATACGCatcgttgtcacaccccgatttccacgtgtatcaccggtgggcccggtgggggattaccgtgacgtagttggcaaccatatagtcaaaccacaatatataaatgcacagcggaagcataaagataaatataattcaaccatttactgtaatatcaaatgtatcacaagtagttgaatagtatccacaggagggatcaagataaataaaaatgttgttcaacagataagacatcaagcttgcgagacttcttaagatgctaaggagctattgccagccgattacgtgtagtacctgcacttaatctttttgggaaaatacgtcagtttacactggtaaatacattcaaccgacacttttgaaaaatgtttattaaaattgatttgaatgcacgcggcacatattcttttataacttgggagaattatttaaaattataatcttgtgaacgaattacatgttccttctatgcgttcagtagcccggatcctgtccgggttaaagatcaatagacacaccacatttgcgtaaaaccgaggcgggtaaaccatcggctacgtcttttaatagtatagacatcataccgggtgtacgcctacacccgggtgtcgtggtcgtggccatttcgtaaaatgatgccaaggatatccgggacatggtcattaaccccccaaaggcttttaagtaacaagactgtttaaatgagccgatcaaattattcaattaaccacctaagcgatggaagatttgatgctcaatcaagcggtatattatataccgtaacccaagcccgtataagggaaaataagttaaaagtatttacctttgcaagtattgtccttaatcagttaaatcacagatatcttttactggggctccttattctggaacgaatgttttaaaataacctattagaatcctaacgggtctttatattagccgtagcctagaccggttagtttcgagggatagatacggtttaatcgcgtgaaaggcgaaaaccgagaatggaatgtgattctgacccaacaagtttggagacttgttttatacgggtttaatattcacactctgaatcttggggtcaaaatgatatggtttgacccgtatcggctaatttatgtaaactagttacataagccgaaccgtgcgcgcaataggcgcaacgggtaaccgtaggagtcctacactgttttcctaagtcaatatactttaaagaggttgtggtatcagtaggataccttccataatgcccgtaacgagttttagttcattatacgccccgtaggggttttccggtcattttaaagatttttaaagggatttctgagttctacaggaaacctgagtttcccaaTCAGTTTAAgaagtctaaaatatcttatttattatttaaaatcagtagcaactggaatcgggtcaaaagaccttgtagaactcaagttttggccgaaaagggcatattcggtatttaccgaaccgtagccataaccgcaggttatgagcaggttaaaattaattaaaaatctttaaaaatgccaaaatattattttactacagtgggtaaaagttttggtgatgaaatcttggtttaggtaggcgttatgctaattgcgccgtttattacaaaagtttcttataaatgcgctatttagcataactcccattctagacctcggattggcgtgaaactttagggacatgcttagaatttagtaagcaaggttatggtcccttcacgtgtccgaaatactcgttttattttaaaaagggcgttacggtcaacttttaagtaattaacggaaatgcgtaaaagactcggacaaacaacgaaccggtcacagagggtaatactatcacgtgacctggtcctaagagagtcctaaggcatatctacattgtactaagacgggtcagaactgaagtcaaagcaaaagtcaaacttttgcgacattcggttccgaaccgggtcaatatagcaaatggtcggatcaaacatgcttagacgagtttatatacttattatcatgttttatgatcatcaaaataggtttcatagcatatacattacagattatgtacaaaatcgcaaaacggctttctgttgactttttaagcatacgtttgactcgatatttgaactagttagagtggtgatcaggggaacccttttagaggtttattactcacataattaccaacacataactacttttgattcgagaatttactggaccattcgtgatttatcgcaaagtcaatcgttagttacgacggattgacttttcggctaaactaagcaaaaacaaagccatagaaggtttggcatacttacagagacttgtgcacgacttaggaatGTTAGAAGAAAGCTTGGGAGCTTGAGAAATGAGCAGAAGATGTGTTTTGAAGTGTGATTTAGTTGTGAACCAAGCATGCTTATTTATAGTGCACAATCttgcctctagatcattacaacacacactacaaaggagtatggatgatgggcaggtggcctaaggtgctatgggtcgagtaggggatgcccatacctctgggaaacccattcataattgttttaccgttttaaacagccaacagccaagtttctgtcgctgggcatcgcttacggaccgtatggcttgggccttgcggtccgtaagcctgtggcggagacaagcttaatcattcacccctttacggtccgtaaggcaggacccttgcggtccgtaaagttgtgtttaaatctttttcaatctttttatAATGATTATCAAaatcttgtaattagtaacgaaatctttggtaattaataacctgacctttcgggtttgaaggggtaactttgcgatttgacccttgattatttacaactaagggcctagTTTTATTTACCCatactgttaagtccccggttatcttaATTAATTAttcgaaaagccttaactttcattgttgacgcttttaacccctctcgtacgaactTGATCAAAATTTTCTCGTtctaaaacggaacttcgcggaatttatacagtatattctagtgagcgtattttactgttacaaagcctcgggtacgtcaaagggtcactcagaggtataattaaacatgttgacacagttaaccctgcagcttgtaatctctcactttattccgcgtttcgcttccgtacgatccatgatttattcgtttgaaggtacgagcatcgtttagggttactatacagtatatttaccctcgtttgacatttataaccctcgaatttatatactttcaaggtttgtcaacattagtcctttattaaatataaaacgccacatgtaaacttaagacacgtgtcaatacattattggacacaaaatttcgaggtgttacatcctcacccccttaaaataaatctcgacccgagatttactcaaacaaatagggatatttttctttcatcgtggattcaacttcccacgtgaattcgggacctctccgggtatcccacttgacctttactatcggtacatgttttcttcggagctttttcacctgtcggtcttcaatcgacaaaggcttctccacgaacttcaagctctcatctatatgcacatctgtgtgtgggatcaccaatgattcatcagcgaagcacttcttaagattgcagatatggaacacattatgaattccattgagctcttctggtaagtttaatttataggcaactgacccgacccgttctataacctcaaaaggtcctatgtatcgcgggctcagtttacccttcttaccgaagcgcatcacccccttcaagggtgatacctttagcaacactttttcacctacattgaagtgaaaatccttacgctttgggtcagcgtagcttttctgcctatcacgggcagccttgagacgttcccgaatctggacaatcttgtccgttgtttcgaaaactatctctggtcctgacaattggacctctcccacatccgcccaacaaacaggcgatctacatttcctaccgtataatgcctcgaaaggcgcaacctttatgctggtatggtagctattgttgtaggagaattcgattaggggtaggttcttatcccaactaccacctaaatcgatagcacatgcccgcagcatgtcttctaacgtttgaaaagtacgctcactctgaccgtctgtctgaggatggtaagccgtactaaagttcaaacgtgtgcccaaagattgttggaaactcttccaaaagtgagacgtgtatctagtatctcgatcagagataatagacacaggtatgccatgtaaagcgacaatcttatcaacgtataactgggccaatgtatcggagctataggtctccttgatgggtaagaaatgagctgacttaatcagtcgatcgactataacccatattgtgtcgtttcctttgctcgtttttggtaacttggtgataaaatccatagttacacactcccatttccattcaggaagttcaggctgttgtagcaagccggatggcttttgatgctcagccttgacttgcgcacaagtcaagcatttggctacataagcggctacagaatttttcaagcctatccaccaataatttgcctttaaatcctgatacattttgtctgttCCAgaatggacagaatatttggaactatgggcttcctggaggataacatctcgtagtcctccataaataggaacccatatccgtccattcaatctcaaaagttcatccttgtgaagagttaactgctcctcagttactcctaacttttccttatgataattagcttccaacacagcctctcgctgtgcagctaatatcttttcaatcaagttattctttacttccatTCTCCTAgaattgattcggatgggtttcatcctttctttccggctcagggcatcagcgactacattcgccttgccgggatggtacctgatctcacaatcataatcattcaaggtctccatccaacggcgttgcctcatgtttagctccttttgattgaacaaatgttgaaggctcttgtgacctgaatagatcacaaacttgattccatatagataatgcctccacagtttaggtgcgaatacaacggcacccagttccaagtcatgggaggtgtaattcttttcgtgcaccttcaactgtcttgaagcataggcaatcactttgcctttctgcatgagcacacaccccatgccagtgtgtgatgcgtcgcagtaaactacgaactcttcggtaccttctggtagcgtcaacacaggagcgttgctcagcctttgtttcaaaatatcaaaggattcttgctgcttagggccccaaacaaacttttccttcttcttggttagagaagttaagggcgcagcaatccttgagaaattctcaatgaatcttctgtagtatcctgccaatcccaggaaactacggatctctgtgggcgtctttggctcttgccaattcatgaccgcctctaccttagcgggatccacctggataccacgctcgcttatg of Helianthus annuus cultivar XRQ/B chromosome 1, HanXRQr2.0-SUNRISE, whole genome shotgun sequence contains these proteins:
- the LOC110940096 gene encoding zinc finger protein 8, giving the protein MEKSYVQPHDLMNIQLSSQLPLTPPKENSIRLFGKEFCGNDPTIIITNDSSSPATDSVTATTTAATVTAATVTATTTTATAAAITAIANATLIHHENKESHRIFECNYCSRNFSTSQALGGHQNAHRRERLHAKRTHIQSFTMNNISYPNHHNRPLTTTTSPPYHHHSSNTRSIINHNNSSKSFYGEKASHTSHQTPIYGRPSGATTFPTSVQNLTAFNRGLLNYANTGSSSRSLYMHESKPVSFTDQVSLDLHL